From a region of the Oryza sativa Japonica Group chromosome 6, ASM3414082v1 genome:
- the LOC4340558 gene encoding aquaporin NIP2-2: MASTTAPSRTNSRVNYSNEIHDLSTVQSVSAVPSVYYPEKSFADIFPPNLLKKVISEVVATFLLVFVTCGAASIYGEDMKRISQLGQSVVGGLIVTVMIYATGHISGAHMNPAVTLSFAFFRHFPWIQVPFYWAAQFTGAMCAAFVLRAVLYPIEVLGTTTPTGPHWHALVIEIVVTFNMMFVTCAVATDSRAVGELAGLAVGSAVCITSIFAGPVSGGSMNPARTLAPAVASNVYTGLWIYFLGPVVGTLSGAWVYTYIRFEEAPAAAGGAAPQKLSSFKLRRLQSQSMAADEFDNV; encoded by the exons ATGGCATCGACGACAGCGCCGTCGAGGACCAACTCTCGGGTGAACTACTCGAACGAGATCCATGACCTCTCCACCGTGCAGAGCGTCTCCGCCGTCCCCAGCGTCTACTACCCCGAGAAATCCTTCGCCGACATCTTCCCTCCTAACCTCCTCAagaag GTGATatcggaggtggtggcgacgttcCTGCTTGTGTTCGTGACGTGCGGGGCGGCGTCCATCTACGGCGAGGACATGAAGCGCATCTCGCAGCTGGGGCAGTCGGTGGTCGGTGGCCTCATCGTCACCGTCATGATCTACGCCACCGGCCACATCTCCGGCGCCCACATGAACCCGGCCGTCACCCTCTCCTTCGCCTTCTTCCGGCATTTCCCCTGGATTCAG GTGCCGTTCTACTGGGCGGCGCAGTTCACGGGGGCGATGTGCGCGGCGTTCGTGCTGCGGGCGGTGCTGTACCCGATCGAGGTGTtggggacgacgacgccgacggggCCGCACTGGCACGCCCTCGTCATCGAGATCGTCGTCACCTTCAACATGATGTTCGTCACCTGCGCCGTTGCCACCGACTCCAGAGCG GTGGGTGAGTTGGCGGGGTTAGCAGTCGGTTCCGCGGTTTGCATTACGTCGATCTTCGCAGG GCCGGTGTCAGGAGGATCGATGAACCCGGCGAGGAcgctggcgccggcggtggccagcAACGTCTACACCGGCCTCTGGATCTACTTCCTCGGCCCCGTCGTCGGCACCCTCTCCGGCGCATGGGTCTACACCTACATCCGCTTCGAGgaggcccccgccgccgccggcggcgccgccccccagAAGCTCTCCTCCTTCAAGCTCCGCCGCTTGCAGAGCCAGTCCATGGCCGCCGACGAGTTCGACAACGTCTAA